A genomic segment from Schistosoma mansoni strain Puerto Rico chromosome 5, complete genome encodes:
- a CDS encoding putative mitochondrial ribosomal protein S33: protein MTSLYAKKMTMLAGRIFRDVGKQVDSKSMKVVRIMSELPRPMILKDYYPPLEEYNNILQKLRYLGLFRNEHADFREEMARLRQLRGKGKRKKGESKRGLAQQ from the coding sequence ATGACTTCGTTGTATGCCAAAAAGATGACAATGCTTGCTGGACGAATATTCAGGGATGTTGGTAAACAAGTCGATAGTAAATCCATGAAAGTTGTTCGAATAATGAGTGAATTACCTCGCCCAATGATCTTAAAAGATTATTATCCTCCATTAGaagaatataataatattttacaaaaactaCGCTATTTAGGCTTGTTTAGAAATGAGCACGCAGATTTTCGTGAAGAAATGGCACGTCTACGTCAATTACGTGGCAAAGGGAAACGGAAGAAGGGCGAAAGTAAACGAGGGCTAGCACAACAATGA
- a CDS encoding pol-related yields the protein MWIKDFLVGRQQRVRVNSKLSSWETVLRGAPQGTVLGPVLFLLYVNDLPRLLSSSVLLYADDVKIWRAIQSKGDSLELQNDLERLSEWSQTWQLPINTSKCIVMHIGHHGTDTYTMNNTELPIVQAHNDLGVIVSQDLKTTAHCRAIAAKGFRTLWFIRRAFRHLDAKTFLTLYTVFVRPKLEYCIQAASPCLKKDSELLERVQRTATRLIPGIAKLPYGTRLTKLNLFPLSYRRIRGDLITVFKLLNDKFAPDMPSFFLSSKTENLRGHSKKVHKPRTNYLSADYRLSHRIINEWNSLPQHVVEAPSVDSFKRKLDQLRDHHCQD from the coding sequence atgtggataaaagacttcctagttgggcgtcaacaaagagtacgggtgaactccaagttgtctagctgggaaactgtgcttcgTGGAgccccccagggtacagttttggggccagtgttattcctcctgtacgttaatgacctccctcgtctactatcgtcatcggtcttactctatgctgacgatgtcaagatatggagagcgatacaaagcaagggcgatagcttagaacttcaaaatgacctggagagattatctgaatggtcccaaacctggcaattaccgataaacacttccaagtgtattgtgatgcatattggccaccacggtacagatacatacacgatgaataacactgagttacctattgtccaggcacacaatgacttaggtgtcatcgttagtcaagacttaaagactactgcacactgccgtgcaatagccgccaaaggttttaggactttatggttcatacgcagggcttttaggcatctcgacgctaaaacgtttctgactttgtataccgtgttcgtacgccctaaacttgagtactgcatacaagcagctagcccctgcctaaaaaaagacagtgaactcttggaaagggttcagagaacagcaactaggctgattcccggaatagcgaagctcccgtatggtactagactaaccaagctaaacctattcccgctgtcatatagaagaatccgaggcgacttgattacagttttcaaattgcttaatgacaaatttgcacctgatatgccctcatttttcttgtcttccaaaacagaaaatctacgaggacactccaaaaaagttcacaagcccagaacgaattacttgtcagctgactaccgactttcccatcgaataatcaacgagtggaattcattacctcagcacgtggttgaggctccatccgtcgactccttcaaaagaaagttggatcagctgagagaccatcattgccaggactaa